One genomic region from Ursus arctos isolate Adak ecotype North America unplaced genomic scaffold, UrsArc2.0 scaffold_17, whole genome shotgun sequence encodes:
- the NPC1 gene encoding NPC intracellular cholesterol transporter 1 isoform X2: MQELCPGFFFDNVSVCCDVQQLRTLKDSLQLPLQFLSRCPSCFYNLMNLFCELTCSPRQRQFLNVTETEDYVDPVTNQTKTNVKELQYYVGESFANAMYNACRDVEAPSSNDKALGLLCGKDAEACNATNWIEYMFNKDNGQAPFTITPIFSDVPAHGMEPMNNATKGCDESVDEVTGPCSCQDCSAVCGPKPQPPPPPAPWRILGLDAMYVIMWTTYMAFLLVFFGAFFAVWCYRKRYFVSEYTPIDSNIAFSVNASDKGEASCCDALGAAFEGYLRRLFSQWGSFCVRNPGCIIFFSLAFIAACSSGLVFVRVTTNPVDLWSAPGSRARLEKEYFDTHFGPFFRTEQLIIQAPNTSVHTYQPYPSGSDVPFGPPLDIGILHQVLDLQTAIENITAFYNNETVTLQDICVAPLSPYNKNCTILSVLNYFQNSHSVLDHEIGDDFFVYADYHTHLLYCVRAPASLNDTSLLHDPCLGTFGGPVFPWLVLGGYDDQNYNNATALVITFPVNNYYNDTEKLQRAQAWEKEFINFVKNYENPNLTISFTTERSIEDELNRESNGDVFTVLISYAVMFLYISIALGHIKSCSRFLVDSKISLGVAGILIVLSSVACSLGIFSYIGVPLTLIVIEVIPFLVLAVGVDNIFILVQTYQRDERLQGETLDQQLGRVLGEVAPSMFLSSFSEAVAFFLGALSKMPAVHTFSLFAGMAVLIDFLLQITCFVSLLGLDIKRQEKNRLDVVCCVRGPEDGTSVQASESCLFRFFKNSYSPLLLKEWMRPIVVAVFVGVLSFSIAVLNKVEIGLDQSLSMPDDSYMLDYFRSLKFLHAGPPVYFVLEEGHDYSSLNGQNMVCGGTGCNNDSLVQQIFTAAQLDNYTRIGFAPSSWLDDYFDWVKPQSSCCRVHNSTGSFCNASVVDPGCIRCRPLTPEGKQRPQGGDFMRFLPMFLSDNPNPKCGKGGHAAYSSAVNILGNDTAVGATYFMTYHTVLQTSADFTDAMRKAIVIASNITKTMGLEGSDYRVFPYSVFYVFYEQYLTIIDDTIFNLSVSLGAIFLVTLVLLGCELWSAVIMCVTIAMILVNMFGVMWLWGISLNAVSLVNLVMSCGISVEFCSHITRAFTVSTKGSRVQRAEEALSHMGSSVFSGITLTKFGGIVVLAFAKSQIFQIFYFRMYLAMVLLGATHGLIFLPVLLSYIGPSINKAKSVATQERYKGTEREQLLNF; encoded by the exons ATGTCCATCCTGTTTTTATAACCTAATGAACCTGTTTTGCGAGCTGACATGTAGCCCCCGGCAAAGGCAGTTTCTGAACGTTACAGAAACTGAAGATTATGTTGATCCTGTTACAAACCAGACGAAAACAAACGTTAAAGAATTACAGTACTATGTCGGAGAGAGTTTTGCCAATG cCATGTACAACGCCTGCCGGGACGTGGAGGCCCCCTCGAGTAATGACAAAGCCCTGGGGCTCCTGTGTGGGAAGGACGCGGAAGCCTGCAACGCCACCAACTGGATCGAGTACATGTTCAACAAGGACAACGGCCAGGCGCCTTTCACCATCACACCCATTTTCTCAG ATGTTCCGGCccatgggatggagcccatgAACAATGCCACCAAGGGCTGTGACGAGTCTGTGGACGAGGTCACGGGGCCGTGCAGCTGCCAGGACTGCTCGGCCGTGTGTGGCCCCAAGCCccagccgccgccgcctccggctCCCTGGAGAATCTTGGGCCTGGACGCCATGTACGTCATCATGTGGACCACCTACATGGCGTTCTTGCTGGTGTTTTTTGGAGCCTTTTTTGCCGTGTGGTGCTACAG AAAACGCTATTTTGTCTCCGAGTACACCCCGATTGATAGCAACATCGCTTTCTCTGTAAATGCCAGTGACAAAG GGGAGGCGTCCTGCTGCGACGCACTTGGTGCGGCCTTCGAGGGCTATCTGAGGCGGCTCTTCTCCCAGTGGGGCTCTTTCTGCGTCCGGAACCCGGGCTGCATAATCTTCTTCTCCCTGGCCTTCATTGCCGCCTGTTCTTCGGGCCTGGTGTTTGTCCGGGTCACGACCAACCCAGTGGACCTGTGGTCAGCCCCCGGCAGCCGGGCGCGCCTGGAGAAAGAGTACTTTGACACGCACTTTGGGCCCTTCTTCCGCACGGAACAGCTCATCATCCAGGCCCCCAACACCAGCGTGCACACTTACCAGCCGTACCCCTCGGGATCCGACGTGCCCTTCGGACCCCCGCTCGACATAGGGATCTTGCACCAG GTTCTTGACTTACAGACCGCCATTGAAAACATCACTGCATTTTATAACAACGAGACCGTGACACTTCAAGACATCTGCGTGGCCCCCCTCTCACCCTATAACAAGAACTGCACCATCTTGAGCGTGTTAAATTACTTCCAGAACAGCCATTCCGTGCTGGACCACGAAATCGGCGATGACTTCTTTGTGTACGCGGATTACCACACGCACTTGCTATACTGTGTACG GGCTCCTGCCTCTCTGAATGATACCAGTTTGCTCCATGATCCTTGCCTGGGTACGTTTGGTGGGCCCGTGTTCCCGTGGCTTGTGTTAGGAGGCTATGATG atcaaaactacaataatgCCACAGCCCTTGTGATTACCTTTCCCGTCAATAATTACTACAATGATACAGAGAAGCTCCAGAGGGCCCAGGCCTGGGAGAAAGA gtttattaattttgtgaaAAACTACGAGAATCCTAATCTGACCATTTCTTTCACTACCGAGCGAAGTATTGAGGATGAACTGAATCGTGAAAGTAACGGTGATGTCTTCACTGTTCTCATCAGCTATGCTGTCATGTTTCTGTACATTTCCATAGCCTTGGGCCACATCAAAAGCTGTAGCAGATTTCTA GTGGATTCTAAAATCTCCCTCGGCGTCGCCGGGATCCTCATCGTGCTGAGCTCAGTGGCGTGCTCACTGGGCATCTTCAGCTACATCGGGGTCCCCCTCACCCTCATTGTGATCGAAGTCATCCCTTTCCTGGTGCTGGCTGTCGGGGTGGACAACATCTTCATTCTGGTGCAGACCTACCAG cgTGATGAACGTCTTCAAGGAGAAACTCTGGATCAGCAGCTGGGCAGGGTCCTAGGAGAAGTGGCTCCTAGTATGTTCCTGTCATCCTTTTCAGAGGCTGTAGCGTTTTTCTTAG GAGCGTTGTCGAAGATGCCAGCTGTTCACACTTTCTCCCTCTTTGCCGGGATGGCCGTCCTCATTGACTTCCTGCTTCAGATTACCTGCTTCGTGAGCCTCTTGGGGCTAGACATTAAGCGTCAAGAG AAAAATCGCCTGGACGTCGTCTGCTGTGTCAGAGGCCCTGAAGATGGAACCAGTGTCCAGGCCTCAGAAAGCTGCTTGTTTCGGTTCTTCAAAAACAGTTATTCTCCACTTCTGCTTAAGGAATGGATGCGACCAATTGTG GTAGCGGTATTTGTGGGCGTCCTGTCATTCAGTATTGCGGTCCTGAACAAAGTGGAAATTGGATTGGATCAGTCTCTTTCAATGCCCGAT GACTCCTACATGCTGGACTATTTCAGGTCCCTCAAGTTCCTGCACGCAGGCCCACCCGTGTACTTCGTCCTGGAGGAGGGGCACGACTACAGCTCTCTGAACGGGCAGAACATGGTGTGCGGGGGCACGGGCTGCAACAACGACTCCCTGGTGCAGCAGATCTTCACGGCGGCTCAGCTCGACAACTA CACCCGGATAGGCTTTGCGCCCTCGTCCTGGCTCGACGATTATTTCGATTGGGTCAAGCCTCAGTCTTCCTGCTGTAGAGTCCACAACAGCACGGGCTCGTTCTGCAACGCCTCAG TGGTTGACCCTGGCTGCATCCGCTGCCGACCTCTGACCCCAGAGGGCAAGCAGAGGCCTCAAGGTGGAGACTTCATGAGATTCCTGCCCATGTTCCTTTCTGATAACCCGAACCCCAAGTGTGGCAAAGG GGGACATGCTGCTTACAGTTCAGCCGTTAACATCCTCGGCAACGACACGGCTGTCGGAGCCACTTACTTCATGACCTACCACACCGTGCTTCAGACCTCTGCTGACTTTACTGACGCCATGAGAAAAGCCATCGTCATCGCCAGTAACATCACCAAGACCATGGGCCTCGAAGGAAGTGATTACCGTGTGTTCCCGTACAG tGTGTTCTATGTCTTCTACGAACAGTACCTGACCATTATCGATGACACGATCTTTAACCTCAGTGTGTCCCTGGGAGCCATCTTCTTGGTGACCTTGGTTCTCCTGGGCTGTGAACTGTGGTCTGCAGTGATCATGTGTGTCACCATCGCCATGATCTTGGTCAACATGTTTGGCGTCATGTGGCTATGGGGCATCAGTCTGAATGCAGTTTCCTTGGTCAACTTGGTTATG AGCTGTGGCATTTCCGTGGAGTTCTGCAGCCACATCACGAGAGCGTTCACAGTGAGCACAAAGGGCAGCCGCGTGCAACGGGCCGAAGAGGCGCTGTCTCACATGGGCAGTTCT GTCTTCAGTGGAATCACACTAACAAAATTTGGAGGAATCGTGGTGTTGGCCTTTGCCAAGTCTCAGATCTTCCAGATATTTTACTTCAGGATGTATCTGGCTATGGTCTTACTGGGAGCCACCCATGGCTTGATCTTCCTCCCTGTCTTACTCAGCTACATAG GCCCATCaataaataaagccaaaagtGTGGCCACTCAAGAGCGATACAAAGGTACAGAGCGAGAACAGCTCCTGAATTTCTAG
- the NPC1 gene encoding NPC intracellular cholesterol transporter 1 isoform X1, whose translation MTARGPALGLLLLLLCPAQVFAQACVWYGECGIASGDKRYNCQYSGPPKPLPKDGYDLMQELCPGFFFDNVSVCCDVQQLRTLKDSLQLPLQFLSRCPSCFYNLMNLFCELTCSPRQRQFLNVTETEDYVDPVTNQTKTNVKELQYYVGESFANAMYNACRDVEAPSSNDKALGLLCGKDAEACNATNWIEYMFNKDNGQAPFTITPIFSDVPAHGMEPMNNATKGCDESVDEVTGPCSCQDCSAVCGPKPQPPPPPAPWRILGLDAMYVIMWTTYMAFLLVFFGAFFAVWCYRKRYFVSEYTPIDSNIAFSVNASDKGEASCCDALGAAFEGYLRRLFSQWGSFCVRNPGCIIFFSLAFIAACSSGLVFVRVTTNPVDLWSAPGSRARLEKEYFDTHFGPFFRTEQLIIQAPNTSVHTYQPYPSGSDVPFGPPLDIGILHQVLDLQTAIENITAFYNNETVTLQDICVAPLSPYNKNCTILSVLNYFQNSHSVLDHEIGDDFFVYADYHTHLLYCVRAPASLNDTSLLHDPCLGTFGGPVFPWLVLGGYDDQNYNNATALVITFPVNNYYNDTEKLQRAQAWEKEFINFVKNYENPNLTISFTTERSIEDELNRESNGDVFTVLISYAVMFLYISIALGHIKSCSRFLVDSKISLGVAGILIVLSSVACSLGIFSYIGVPLTLIVIEVIPFLVLAVGVDNIFILVQTYQRDERLQGETLDQQLGRVLGEVAPSMFLSSFSEAVAFFLGALSKMPAVHTFSLFAGMAVLIDFLLQITCFVSLLGLDIKRQEKNRLDVVCCVRGPEDGTSVQASESCLFRFFKNSYSPLLLKEWMRPIVVAVFVGVLSFSIAVLNKVEIGLDQSLSMPDDSYMLDYFRSLKFLHAGPPVYFVLEEGHDYSSLNGQNMVCGGTGCNNDSLVQQIFTAAQLDNYTRIGFAPSSWLDDYFDWVKPQSSCCRVHNSTGSFCNASVVDPGCIRCRPLTPEGKQRPQGGDFMRFLPMFLSDNPNPKCGKGGHAAYSSAVNILGNDTAVGATYFMTYHTVLQTSADFTDAMRKAIVIASNITKTMGLEGSDYRVFPYSVFYVFYEQYLTIIDDTIFNLSVSLGAIFLVTLVLLGCELWSAVIMCVTIAMILVNMFGVMWLWGISLNAVSLVNLVMSCGISVEFCSHITRAFTVSTKGSRVQRAEEALSHMGSSVFSGITLTKFGGIVVLAFAKSQIFQIFYFRMYLAMVLLGATHGLIFLPVLLSYIGPSINKAKSVATQERYKGTEREQLLNF comes from the exons ATGTCCATCCTGTTTTTATAACCTAATGAACCTGTTTTGCGAGCTGACATGTAGCCCCCGGCAAAGGCAGTTTCTGAACGTTACAGAAACTGAAGATTATGTTGATCCTGTTACAAACCAGACGAAAACAAACGTTAAAGAATTACAGTACTATGTCGGAGAGAGTTTTGCCAATG cCATGTACAACGCCTGCCGGGACGTGGAGGCCCCCTCGAGTAATGACAAAGCCCTGGGGCTCCTGTGTGGGAAGGACGCGGAAGCCTGCAACGCCACCAACTGGATCGAGTACATGTTCAACAAGGACAACGGCCAGGCGCCTTTCACCATCACACCCATTTTCTCAG ATGTTCCGGCccatgggatggagcccatgAACAATGCCACCAAGGGCTGTGACGAGTCTGTGGACGAGGTCACGGGGCCGTGCAGCTGCCAGGACTGCTCGGCCGTGTGTGGCCCCAAGCCccagccgccgccgcctccggctCCCTGGAGAATCTTGGGCCTGGACGCCATGTACGTCATCATGTGGACCACCTACATGGCGTTCTTGCTGGTGTTTTTTGGAGCCTTTTTTGCCGTGTGGTGCTACAG AAAACGCTATTTTGTCTCCGAGTACACCCCGATTGATAGCAACATCGCTTTCTCTGTAAATGCCAGTGACAAAG GGGAGGCGTCCTGCTGCGACGCACTTGGTGCGGCCTTCGAGGGCTATCTGAGGCGGCTCTTCTCCCAGTGGGGCTCTTTCTGCGTCCGGAACCCGGGCTGCATAATCTTCTTCTCCCTGGCCTTCATTGCCGCCTGTTCTTCGGGCCTGGTGTTTGTCCGGGTCACGACCAACCCAGTGGACCTGTGGTCAGCCCCCGGCAGCCGGGCGCGCCTGGAGAAAGAGTACTTTGACACGCACTTTGGGCCCTTCTTCCGCACGGAACAGCTCATCATCCAGGCCCCCAACACCAGCGTGCACACTTACCAGCCGTACCCCTCGGGATCCGACGTGCCCTTCGGACCCCCGCTCGACATAGGGATCTTGCACCAG GTTCTTGACTTACAGACCGCCATTGAAAACATCACTGCATTTTATAACAACGAGACCGTGACACTTCAAGACATCTGCGTGGCCCCCCTCTCACCCTATAACAAGAACTGCACCATCTTGAGCGTGTTAAATTACTTCCAGAACAGCCATTCCGTGCTGGACCACGAAATCGGCGATGACTTCTTTGTGTACGCGGATTACCACACGCACTTGCTATACTGTGTACG GGCTCCTGCCTCTCTGAATGATACCAGTTTGCTCCATGATCCTTGCCTGGGTACGTTTGGTGGGCCCGTGTTCCCGTGGCTTGTGTTAGGAGGCTATGATG atcaaaactacaataatgCCACAGCCCTTGTGATTACCTTTCCCGTCAATAATTACTACAATGATACAGAGAAGCTCCAGAGGGCCCAGGCCTGGGAGAAAGA gtttattaattttgtgaaAAACTACGAGAATCCTAATCTGACCATTTCTTTCACTACCGAGCGAAGTATTGAGGATGAACTGAATCGTGAAAGTAACGGTGATGTCTTCACTGTTCTCATCAGCTATGCTGTCATGTTTCTGTACATTTCCATAGCCTTGGGCCACATCAAAAGCTGTAGCAGATTTCTA GTGGATTCTAAAATCTCCCTCGGCGTCGCCGGGATCCTCATCGTGCTGAGCTCAGTGGCGTGCTCACTGGGCATCTTCAGCTACATCGGGGTCCCCCTCACCCTCATTGTGATCGAAGTCATCCCTTTCCTGGTGCTGGCTGTCGGGGTGGACAACATCTTCATTCTGGTGCAGACCTACCAG cgTGATGAACGTCTTCAAGGAGAAACTCTGGATCAGCAGCTGGGCAGGGTCCTAGGAGAAGTGGCTCCTAGTATGTTCCTGTCATCCTTTTCAGAGGCTGTAGCGTTTTTCTTAG GAGCGTTGTCGAAGATGCCAGCTGTTCACACTTTCTCCCTCTTTGCCGGGATGGCCGTCCTCATTGACTTCCTGCTTCAGATTACCTGCTTCGTGAGCCTCTTGGGGCTAGACATTAAGCGTCAAGAG AAAAATCGCCTGGACGTCGTCTGCTGTGTCAGAGGCCCTGAAGATGGAACCAGTGTCCAGGCCTCAGAAAGCTGCTTGTTTCGGTTCTTCAAAAACAGTTATTCTCCACTTCTGCTTAAGGAATGGATGCGACCAATTGTG GTAGCGGTATTTGTGGGCGTCCTGTCATTCAGTATTGCGGTCCTGAACAAAGTGGAAATTGGATTGGATCAGTCTCTTTCAATGCCCGAT GACTCCTACATGCTGGACTATTTCAGGTCCCTCAAGTTCCTGCACGCAGGCCCACCCGTGTACTTCGTCCTGGAGGAGGGGCACGACTACAGCTCTCTGAACGGGCAGAACATGGTGTGCGGGGGCACGGGCTGCAACAACGACTCCCTGGTGCAGCAGATCTTCACGGCGGCTCAGCTCGACAACTA CACCCGGATAGGCTTTGCGCCCTCGTCCTGGCTCGACGATTATTTCGATTGGGTCAAGCCTCAGTCTTCCTGCTGTAGAGTCCACAACAGCACGGGCTCGTTCTGCAACGCCTCAG TGGTTGACCCTGGCTGCATCCGCTGCCGACCTCTGACCCCAGAGGGCAAGCAGAGGCCTCAAGGTGGAGACTTCATGAGATTCCTGCCCATGTTCCTTTCTGATAACCCGAACCCCAAGTGTGGCAAAGG GGGACATGCTGCTTACAGTTCAGCCGTTAACATCCTCGGCAACGACACGGCTGTCGGAGCCACTTACTTCATGACCTACCACACCGTGCTTCAGACCTCTGCTGACTTTACTGACGCCATGAGAAAAGCCATCGTCATCGCCAGTAACATCACCAAGACCATGGGCCTCGAAGGAAGTGATTACCGTGTGTTCCCGTACAG tGTGTTCTATGTCTTCTACGAACAGTACCTGACCATTATCGATGACACGATCTTTAACCTCAGTGTGTCCCTGGGAGCCATCTTCTTGGTGACCTTGGTTCTCCTGGGCTGTGAACTGTGGTCTGCAGTGATCATGTGTGTCACCATCGCCATGATCTTGGTCAACATGTTTGGCGTCATGTGGCTATGGGGCATCAGTCTGAATGCAGTTTCCTTGGTCAACTTGGTTATG AGCTGTGGCATTTCCGTGGAGTTCTGCAGCCACATCACGAGAGCGTTCACAGTGAGCACAAAGGGCAGCCGCGTGCAACGGGCCGAAGAGGCGCTGTCTCACATGGGCAGTTCT GTCTTCAGTGGAATCACACTAACAAAATTTGGAGGAATCGTGGTGTTGGCCTTTGCCAAGTCTCAGATCTTCCAGATATTTTACTTCAGGATGTATCTGGCTATGGTCTTACTGGGAGCCACCCATGGCTTGATCTTCCTCCCTGTCTTACTCAGCTACATAG GCCCATCaataaataaagccaaaagtGTGGCCACTCAAGAGCGATACAAAGGTACAGAGCGAGAACAGCTCCTGAATTTCTAG